The following proteins are encoded in a genomic region of Oncorhynchus gorbuscha isolate QuinsamMale2020 ecotype Even-year linkage group LG11, OgorEven_v1.0, whole genome shotgun sequence:
- the LOC124047983 gene encoding THAP domain-containing protein 1, with amino-acid sequence MVQSCSAYGCKNRYHKDRNISFHKFPLARPDVCGKWVAAMRRNNFKPTRYSNICSQHFTKDCFKPECNNRVLKENAVPSLFCFTKLQVKAESLVDPLPPEMDFSLTLPSLPLSDTEETQQEIQTETHHTVDPLPLVENLPHSMSISCDHNYTVEDTVQQKKRIEQLEEQLDKLRKKLKTVQQKCRRQERQLKRFKAIGEFQRMNSDPALGEGYVLLPQQLYDALKGIEPVEGP; translated from the exons ATGGTCCAATCGTGCTCAGCTTACGGATGCAAAAACAGATATCATAAAGACAGAAACATTTCATTTCACAA GTTCCCTCTAGCACGGCCAGACGTCTGTGGGAAATGGGTTGCGGCAATGAGGAGAAACAATTTCAAACCAACCAGATACAGTAATATCTGCTCTCAGCATTTCACTAAAGACTGCTTCAAACCAGAGTGCAACAACCGTGTCCTGAAGGAGAATGCTGTACCTTCTCTATTCTGTTTCACTAAACTACAAGTCAAG GCAGAGTCCTTGGTGGACCCGTTACCTCCAGAGATGGACTTCTCTctgaccctcccctccctccccctctctgacacagaggagacccagcaggagatacagacagagacccaTCACACTGTAGACCCCTTACCCCTGGTAGAGAACCTTCCCCACAGCATGTCCATCTCCTGCGACCACAACTACACCGTGGAGGACACTGTCCAGCAGAAGAAGAGGATTGAGCAGCTGGAGGAACAGCTGGACAAGCTGAGGAAGAAGTTAAAGACCGTACAGCAGAAGTGTCGGAGGCAGGAGAGACAGTTGAAGAGGTTTAAGGCTATCGGAGAGTTCCAGAGGATGAACAGTGACCCGGCGCTAGGGGAGGGATATGTACTTCTACCCCAACAGCTTTATGATGCGCTCAAAGGGATTGAGCCCGTAGAGGGTCCATGA